CGCTCTGGGAATTTATTCGTTCGGCAACGGCAGCTATATCGGTCATTGCCGAACGAAGGATGAGAAGGTTTTGCTGCACAAGATCTCCCGTGACCGCCACGGTGCTCTTTGCAGAAACAAGGATGTCGTTCATTTCCGAATAGCCTGAATTGTTCATGAATGTTCGAAACTCCGCAAGGAGCTGCTCCAGTTCCTCCGCCACCTTCTGGGTTGATTCAAAGGCCTTATTCATCACCGTGGAGCTTTCGACATACCGGACGACCCCATTGGGAGGAATTATTCCCGTATTCATATTTCCAGGCACAATGGAAACGATCGAGTTTCCGAGAATCGAGTCCATCTTTTTCACTACCCGGGCATCCTGATAGATGGGAACCTCGGCATTCACCTCCATGGTGACCTTTGCTTTTCCGTCTTCAAGTACGATCTTCGTAACCTTTCCGATGTTTACCCCGGAAAGGCGGACGAGGCTCTCGGGCAAGAGGCCGCTGGCATCATCCATATAGGCATGAATCAACTTTGTCTCATCCGCATCAATCGCTTCCACGGTCTGCATGATGTAGACAATAGAAACAGTACCGGTGATAGCAACAAAGAGCCCTATTTTCAGGAGTCTCGACATTGGTTGTCCTCATAAGCGTCAAAGTTGGTAAAGGAATACTCGAGAAATTTACGCAAAACAGGGTGATTCGATCGTGCAAGTTCTCCCGGTTTTCCTTTAGCCGCAATCTTTCCATCGGCAAGGAACGCAATGGTATCGGCATAGGCAAACATGCCGGCAATATCATGACTGATAACGATACAGGTCATCCCCAACTCCCGGTTAACTCTGCTTATTAACTCATTAATGCTTTCGGACAAAACCGGATCAAGCCCCGTAGTGGGTTCGTCAAAAAGAAGAATATCGGGTTCGGGCGCCAAGGTGCGGGCGAAACCCACGCGTTTTCGCATACCACCGGAGAGTTCGGCAGGAAACTTTTTTTCAATCCCTTCAAGATCTACCCAGGAAAGCATCTCCCGTACCCGCTCCCGGATTTTTTTTCGGTCTTTTATTCCCAGCATCTCCCGCAAGGGAAAAGCTATATTCTGTTCCACGGTCATGGAATCAAAAAGCGCAGCATTCTGAAAAAGATAACCGAATCGCCGCCGGGCCTCTAAGAGCTCTTTTTCTTCCATCGATTCCATAGGTTTTCCGTCAAGTGCAATGGAACCTTCATCAGCTTGAAGAATTCCGTTGACCGTTTTCAAGAGAACGCTTTTGCCGGTCCCGCTCTGGCCTATAATGGCGG
This sequence is a window from Sediminispirochaeta bajacaliforniensis DSM 16054. Protein-coding genes within it:
- a CDS encoding ABC transporter ATP-binding protein, producing MAKIIHISGLKKRFGANVVLDGIDLDFEAKKVTAIIGQSGTGKSVLLKTVNGILQADEGSIALDGKPMESMEEKELLEARRRFGYLFQNAALFDSMTVEQNIAFPLREMLGIKDRKKIRERVREMLSWVDLEGIEKKFPAELSGGMRKRVGFARTLAPEPDILLFDEPTTGLDPVLSESINELISRVNRELGMTCIVISHDIAGMFAYADTIAFLADGKIAAKGKPGELARSNHPVLRKFLEYSFTNFDAYEDNQCRDS